A single genomic interval of Paracoccus contaminans harbors:
- a CDS encoding glycosyltransferase family 9 protein, with protein sequence MQGDIAPPPGGPDPWTQAMRRGDFAAAWDLAARMLAGRDPATRDDPALPYHLRWVWDGTPVDGRAVLVRCYHGYGDTLMFSRYLPLLAQRAASVTVEMQPRLLPLFGRLEGVRAVPFDVARPLKPMECDIEIMEVPLALRAGPQIPALPLAVAPAPLPPGAVALCWGAGDWDAGRSVPEAGFAPLCRGPALSLMPGRTDLPVLNPEGCPMDMAATAALVAGASLVITVDTMIAHLAGTLGRPVWLLLKHEPDWRWPVRGTQTPWYPSMRLWHQHAPGDWSGVLADVAAALAERTDP encoded by the coding sequence ATGCAGGGCGACATTGCGCCGCCCCCCGGCGGCCCGGACCCGTGGACGCAGGCCATGCGGCGCGGCGATTTCGCCGCCGCCTGGGATCTGGCGGCACGCATGCTGGCAGGCCGCGACCCGGCCACCCGGGACGATCCCGCGCTGCCCTATCATTTGCGCTGGGTCTGGGACGGCACGCCGGTGGACGGGCGCGCGGTGCTGGTGCGCTGCTATCACGGCTATGGCGACACGCTGATGTTTTCGCGCTATCTGCCGCTGCTGGCGCAGCGCGCGGCTTCGGTCACGGTCGAGATGCAGCCGCGGCTGCTGCCGCTGTTCGGCAGGCTGGAGGGCGTGCGGGCGGTGCCCTTTGACGTGGCGCGCCCGTTGAAGCCCATGGAATGCGATATCGAGATCATGGAGGTGCCGCTGGCCCTGCGGGCAGGGCCGCAGATCCCTGCCCTGCCGCTGGCCGTGGCGCCCGCCCCCCTGCCGCCCGGCGCCGTGGCGCTGTGCTGGGGCGCGGGGGATTGGGATGCGGGCCGCTCGGTCCCCGAGGCGGGCTTTGCGCCGCTGTGCCGCGGCCCCGCGCTGTCGCTGATGCCGGGGCGGACCGACCTGCCCGTCCTCAATCCCGAGGGCTGCCCGATGGACATGGCGGCAACGGCCGCGCTGGTCGCGGGGGCATCGCTGGTCATCACGGTCGACACGATGATCGCCCATCTGGCCGGCACGCTGGGCCGGCCGGTGTGGCTGCTGCTCAAGCACGAGCCCGACTGGCGCTGGCCTGTGCGCGGAACGCAGACCCCGTGGTACCCGTCGATGCGCCTGTGGCACCAGCACGCGCCCGGCGACTGGTCTGGGGTGCTGGCCGATGTCGCCGCAGCCCTTGCCGAAAGGACGGATCCATGA
- a CDS encoding DUF6165 family protein, whose protein sequence is MTPTLPAPLAPVSWGELLDKITILEIKAARIPAPAARANVAQELALLNEIAAPVMPQPGLAPLIEDLRRVNQALWTIEDDIRACEAAGDFGAGFVALARAVYRTNDQRAAIKRQVNALLGSALVEEKFHAPSAPGKGAAGGR, encoded by the coding sequence ATGACGCCCACCCTGCCCGCCCCGCTTGCCCCTGTGTCCTGGGGCGAGCTGCTGGACAAGATCACCATCCTGGAAATCAAGGCCGCCCGTATTCCCGCCCCGGCCGCCCGCGCCAATGTGGCGCAGGAATTGGCGCTGCTGAACGAGATCGCGGCCCCGGTCATGCCGCAGCCGGGCCTTGCCCCGCTGATCGAGGATCTGCGCCGCGTCAACCAGGCCCTGTGGACGATCGAGGACGACATCCGCGCCTGCGAGGCCGCAGGCGATTTCGGGGCCGGCTTCGTCGCGCTGGCCCGCGCGGTCTATCGCACCAACGACCAGCGCGCCGCGATCAAGCGGCAGGTCAACGCGCTGCTCGGCTCGGCCCTGGTCGAGGAAAAGTTCCACGCTCCCTCAGCACCCGGCAAGGGCGCGGCTGGCGGGCGCTAG
- a CDS encoding AMP-binding protein: protein MSIYGLAPRNAAESRVQGPADRPLRQETIAGLLAAAVADHGEREALVFVEHGVRLTYAEFGAAVDRLATGLLNLGISRGDRVGIWSPNRPEWVLTQFATVRIGAILVNVNPAYRVGELEYALRHVGVRCLILAESFKKSNYVSMIQHVAPELMFSAPGALMAANLPDLRIVVRMGDSRSTPGILNFAEIADTPADPARLDAITRTLHRDDAINIQFTSGTTGLPKGATLSHMNLVNNGHFVTATIALGPEDRLCIPVPLYHCFGMGMGVLGCVSKGATMVFPGEGFDPDVTLNAVADERCTALYGVPTMFSAMLDSAGFAHHDLSSLRTGIMAGSPCPIEVMKRVQRDMNMREVTIAYGMTETAPVSFQSHIDDPLDKRVTTVGRIHPHVEVRLVDGEGHTVPVGMPGELLTRGYSVMKGYWGEPARTAEAIDADGWMHTGDLATLDAEGYCNIVGRVKDMLIRGGENIYPREVEEYLFQHPAVQLVQVFGVPDERYGEEVCAWVVPKPGASLCADELREFAAARMAHFKVPRYVRIKDELPTTVTGKAQKFIMRKAMMEELGLSEASTA from the coding sequence ATGAGCATCTATGGCCTTGCGCCGCGCAACGCCGCCGAAAGCCGCGTTCAGGGACCGGCCGACAGGCCGCTGCGCCAGGAAACCATTGCCGGCCTGCTGGCTGCGGCGGTGGCCGATCATGGCGAGCGGGAGGCGCTGGTCTTTGTCGAACACGGGGTTCGCCTGACCTATGCGGAGTTCGGAGCCGCGGTGGACAGGCTGGCGACGGGGCTGCTGAACCTTGGCATCTCGCGCGGGGACAGGGTGGGCATCTGGTCACCGAACCGGCCCGAATGGGTGCTGACGCAGTTCGCCACCGTGCGGATCGGGGCGATCCTCGTCAACGTCAACCCCGCCTATCGGGTCGGAGAGCTGGAATATGCCCTGCGCCATGTCGGGGTGCGCTGCCTGATCCTGGCGGAAAGCTTCAAGAAGTCGAACTATGTCAGCATGATCCAGCATGTCGCGCCCGAGCTGATGTTTTCGGCCCCCGGCGCGCTGATGGCGGCGAACCTGCCCGATCTGCGCATCGTTGTGCGGATGGGCGACAGCCGCTCGACCCCCGGCATCCTGAACTTTGCAGAAATCGCCGACACCCCGGCCGACCCCGCCCGGCTGGATGCGATCACCCGCACGCTGCACCGCGATGACGCGATCAACATCCAGTTCACCTCGGGCACGACAGGCCTGCCCAAGGGCGCGACGCTCAGCCACATGAATCTGGTCAACAACGGGCATTTCGTCACCGCGACCATCGCGCTGGGGCCTGAGGACCGCCTGTGCATCCCGGTGCCGCTGTATCACTGCTTCGGAATGGGGATGGGCGTTCTGGGCTGCGTCAGCAAGGGCGCGACGATGGTCTTTCCGGGCGAGGGGTTTGACCCGGACGTGACGCTGAACGCCGTTGCGGACGAACGCTGCACCGCGCTTTACGGCGTGCCGACGATGTTTTCGGCAATGCTCGATTCGGCGGGCTTTGCCCATCACGATCTGTCCAGCCTGCGCACCGGGATCATGGCCGGATCGCCCTGTCCGATCGAGGTGATGAAGCGCGTCCAGCGCGACATGAACATGCGCGAGGTGACGATCGCCTATGGCATGACCGAGACCGCGCCCGTCTCGTTCCAGTCCCATATCGACGATCCGCTGGACAAGCGGGTGACGACCGTTGGCCGCATCCATCCGCATGTCGAGGTCAGGCTGGTGGATGGCGAGGGCCATACCGTGCCGGTGGGCATGCCGGGCGAGCTGCTGACGCGCGGCTATTCGGTGATGAAGGGTTACTGGGGCGAGCCCGCCCGCACCGCCGAGGCGATCGACGCCGATGGCTGGATGCATACGGGCGATCTGGCCACGCTGGATGCCGAGGGCTATTGCAACATCGTCGGCCGGGTCAAGGACATGCTGATCCGCGGCGGCGAGAACATCTATCCGCGCGAGGTCGAGGAATATCTGTTCCAGCATCCCGCCGTTCAGCTGGTGCAGGTGTTCGGCGTTCCTGACGAGCGTTATGGCGAGGAGGTCTGCGCCTGGGTCGTCCCCAAGCCCGGCGCCTCGCTCTGCGCGGACGAGCTGCGCGAATTCGCTGCCGCCCGCATGGCCCATTTCAAGGTGCCCCGCTATGTCCGCATCAAGGACGAGCTGCCCACGACCGTGACCGGCAAGGCGCAGAAGTTCATCATGCGCAAAGCCATGATGGAGGAACTCGGCCTGTCCGAGGCAAGCACGGCCTGA
- a CDS encoding xanthine dehydrogenase family protein molybdopterin-binding subunit, protein MSDMIELSQHLRMNGKDEENLLDRTVQGVITRPLDRPEGPLKVSGTATYADEDHPPGTVHGWFVRAPIAKGWVTGLNTAELRAMPGVLAVMRDDRLIHHPAQGQQGSAPPQGPSEVTYAGQPVALVIAETFEQARNAALAARLQLIDQSDRAVLAADPSDYETPKGKQAATGDLDKAMAEAAFTLDEQYSTPSMSHSAMEPHAAVAWWEDGKLTLRGSYQMLKTNVAELADAVGVSPKKVRILSPYVGGGFGGKLGIGHEGVGAAIAAQRLGRPVAIALHRRNVHEATHRRSESRQRVRLAADAEGRLTGLGHEAWVSSMFGDDFSEPVTQATPFTYAGENRVIGHHVARLNLTAPGSMRAPGEAIGVPVIEMAMDELAERSGLDPVAFRIRNIPDKDPTSGKPFSSNRLEDCLRRGAERFGWADRPQPGTRREGEWLIGMGMASAVRVNMLQNSKAAVILLADGTARVETDMTDIGTGSYAILTQIAAEALGLPMERVTTVLGDSDLPPSSGSGGSFGAASSGSSVLLAAQALRRELARRMDCAPEDLTLKDGHAIAANRARPLSDVLAGDSLRAEGEIDRGLNETTTRQASWGAQFAEVAVSTVTGEIRLRRLSAVFAAGRILNEKTARSQCIGGMIFGIGSALTEEVAHDPRDGHFVNRDLAEYHIPVNLDVPHIDIEFLDDRDPYANPMQAKGIGELACCGTAGAIANAVANATGKRFRDLPMTLDKVLAALD, encoded by the coding sequence ATGAGCGACATGATCGAGCTGAGCCAGCATCTGCGGATGAACGGCAAGGACGAGGAGAACCTGCTCGACCGCACGGTTCAGGGCGTCATCACCCGGCCCCTCGACCGGCCTGAGGGCCCGCTGAAGGTCAGCGGCACCGCGACCTATGCCGACGAGGATCATCCGCCCGGCACCGTTCATGGCTGGTTCGTCCGCGCGCCCATCGCCAAGGGCTGGGTCACGGGATTGAACACGGCAGAACTGCGCGCCATGCCCGGCGTGCTGGCCGTGATGCGTGATGATCGGCTGATCCACCATCCCGCCCAGGGCCAGCAGGGTTCGGCCCCGCCCCAGGGCCCGTCCGAGGTCACATATGCGGGCCAGCCCGTCGCCCTGGTGATCGCCGAGACGTTCGAGCAGGCCCGCAATGCCGCCCTGGCCGCCCGTTTGCAGCTGATCGACCAGTCCGACCGGGCCGTGCTGGCGGCGGACCCGTCAGACTACGAGACGCCCAAGGGCAAGCAGGCCGCGACCGGCGATCTGGACAAGGCGATGGCGGAAGCCGCCTTTACGCTGGATGAGCAATATTCCACCCCCTCGATGAGCCATTCGGCGATGGAGCCGCATGCCGCCGTGGCCTGGTGGGAGGATGGAAAGCTGACGCTGCGCGGCAGCTACCAGATGCTCAAGACCAATGTGGCCGAGCTTGCCGATGCCGTGGGGGTCAGCCCGAAAAAGGTGCGCATCCTGTCGCCCTATGTGGGGGGCGGCTTCGGCGGCAAGCTGGGCATCGGCCACGAAGGCGTGGGCGCGGCCATCGCCGCGCAGCGGCTGGGCCGGCCGGTGGCCATCGCGCTGCACCGCCGCAATGTCCATGAGGCGACGCATCGCCGGTCCGAAAGCCGCCAGCGCGTGCGCCTTGCCGCGGATGCCGAGGGGCGCCTGACCGGTCTGGGGCACGAGGCATGGGTTTCCTCGATGTTCGGCGACGATTTTTCCGAGCCGGTCACGCAGGCCACCCCCTTTACCTATGCGGGCGAGAACCGCGTCATCGGCCACCACGTCGCGCGGCTGAACCTGACCGCCCCCGGATCGATGCGCGCGCCCGGCGAGGCGATCGGTGTGCCGGTGATCGAGATGGCGATGGACGAGCTGGCCGAGCGGTCCGGCCTTGATCCGGTCGCGTTCCGCATCCGCAACATCCCCGACAAGGATCCCACCAGCGGCAAGCCCTTCAGCTCCAACCGGCTTGAGGATTGCCTGCGGCGCGGCGCCGAACGCTTCGGCTGGGCCGACCGCCCCCAGCCCGGCACCCGGCGCGAGGGCGAATGGCTGATCGGCATGGGCATGGCATCGGCGGTGCGGGTCAACATGCTGCAGAATTCCAAGGCGGCGGTGATCCTGCTGGCCGACGGCACGGCGCGGGTCGAAACCGACATGACCGACATCGGCACGGGCAGCTATGCCATCCTGACCCAGATCGCCGCCGAGGCGCTGGGCCTGCCGATGGAGCGCGTGACCACGGTGCTGGGCGACAGCGACCTGCCGCCGTCCTCGGGTTCGGGCGGGTCCTTCGGGGCGGCGTCCTCGGGCAGTTCGGTGCTGCTGGCGGCGCAGGCGCTGCGCAGGGAACTGGCGCGGCGCATGGACTGCGCGCCCGAAGACCTGACGCTGAAGGACGGGCACGCCATCGCCGCCAACCGCGCCCGTCCGCTGTCGGACGTGCTGGCCGGCGACAGCCTGCGCGCCGAGGGCGAGATCGACCGCGGCCTGAACGAAACGACGACCCGGCAGGCCAGCTGGGGCGCCCAGTTCGCCGAGGTCGCCGTCAGCACCGTCACGGGCGAGATCCGCCTGCGCCGCCTTTCGGCGGTGTTCGCCGCGGGCCGCATCCTGAACGAAAAGACCGCCCGGTCGCAATGCATCGGCGGGATGATCTTCGGCATCGGCTCGGCCCTGACCGAAGAGGTCGCCCATGATCCGCGCGACGGGCATTTCGTCAACCGCGACCTTGCCGAATACCACATCCCCGTGAACCTCGACGTGCCCCATATCGACATCGAGTTCCTCGACGACCGCGACCCCTATGCCAACCCGATGCAGGCCAAGGGCATCGGCGAACTGGCCTGTTGCGGCACCGCCGGGGCAATCGCCAATGCGGTGGCCAACGCGACCGGCAAGCGGTTCCGCGACCTGCCGATGACGCTGGACAAGGTTCTGGCGGCGCTGGACTGA
- a CDS encoding FAD binding domain-containing protein, with translation MRPFTYSRAADPAAALASAGRFIAGGTNLLDLMKLQVETPDALIDINHIGLDRIEPEGEGLRIGALVRNADLAADPRVRRDWPLLSRALLAGASGQLRNRATTGGNLMQRTRCPYFYDLDTPCNKRAPGSGCSAKGGFNRNLAILGWSDACIATYPGDMAVALAALDAEVHVEGPAGKRSLPASGFHRLPGDSPERDTNLEDGELITAVTLPAPTAGRQIYRKVRDRRSYAFALVSVAADVVMDGPRIGRAALALGGVAARPWRVPEAEAMLAGQAPSDDLMGRFADRLLQGAQGHGDNDFKIPLARRTVIAVLRQAVSAGDRT, from the coding sequence ATGAGGCCCTTTACCTACAGCCGGGCCGCCGACCCGGCCGCGGCCCTTGCCAGCGCCGGGCGCTTCATCGCCGGGGGCACCAATCTGCTGGACCTGATGAAGCTGCAGGTGGAAACGCCCGATGCGCTGATCGACATCAACCATATCGGCCTCGACCGGATCGAGCCCGAGGGCGAGGGCCTGCGCATCGGCGCGCTGGTGCGCAATGCCGACCTTGCCGCCGATCCGCGCGTGCGCAGGGACTGGCCGCTGTTGTCGCGGGCGCTGCTGGCCGGGGCCAGCGGGCAGTTGCGCAACCGTGCCACCACGGGCGGCAACCTGATGCAGCGCACCCGCTGCCCCTATTTCTATGACCTTGATACGCCCTGCAACAAGCGTGCGCCGGGCAGCGGCTGTTCGGCCAAGGGCGGGTTCAACCGCAACCTTGCGATCCTGGGCTGGTCGGATGCCTGCATCGCGACCTATCCCGGCGACATGGCCGTGGCGCTGGCGGCGCTGGATGCGGAGGTGCATGTCGAAGGGCCCGCGGGCAAGCGCAGCCTGCCGGCGAGCGGCTTTCACCGCCTGCCGGGCGACAGTCCGGAACGCGACACCAATCTTGAGGACGGCGAGTTGATCACCGCCGTCACCCTGCCTGCGCCCACGGCTGGGCGGCAGATCTACCGCAAGGTGCGTGACCGGCGCTCTTATGCCTTCGCGCTTGTCTCGGTCGCAGCCGATGTGGTGATGGACGGCCCCCGGATCGGGCGCGCCGCGCTGGCGCTGGGCGGGGTGGCGGCAAGGCCATGGCGCGTGCCCGAGGCCGAGGCGATGCTGGCAGGGCAGGCACCTTCGGACGATCTGATGGGACGCTTTGCCGACCGGCTGCTGCAAGGGGCGCAGGGGCATGGCGACAACGATTTCAAGATTCCGCTGGCGCGGCGGACGGTCATTGCCGTCCTCAGGCAGGCTGTCAGCGCAGGGGACCGGACATGA
- a CDS encoding 2Fe-2S iron-sulfur cluster-binding protein → MDLTLTINGERRSLTVDDPRVTLLDALRQHLDLTGTKKGCDHGQCGACTVMLNGRRINSCLTLAVMHEGDEITTIEGIGRPGGLSPMQDAFVRHDGFQCGYCTPGQIVSATAMLEEARQGWPSYVSDDLERGGDLSDEEIRERMSGNLCRCSCYPNIVDAIRDTAEAAA, encoded by the coding sequence ATGGACCTGACACTGACCATCAATGGCGAACGCCGCAGCCTGACGGTGGATGACCCGCGCGTGACGCTGCTGGATGCCCTGCGCCAGCATCTCGACCTGACCGGGACCAAGAAGGGCTGTGACCACGGGCAGTGCGGCGCCTGCACGGTGATGCTGAACGGCCGGCGCATCAACAGCTGCCTGACCTTGGCCGTCATGCACGAGGGCGACGAGATCACCACGATCGAGGGGATCGGCCGGCCGGGCGGCCTGTCGCCGATGCAGGATGCCTTTGTCCGCCATGACGGCTTTCAATGCGGCTATTGCACCCCCGGCCAGATCGTCTCGGCCACCGCCATGCTGGAGGAGGCGCGGCAGGGCTGGCCCAGCTATGTTAGCGACGATCTGGAACGGGGCGGCGATCTGTCGGACGAGGAAATCCGCGAGCGCATGTCGGGCAATCTGTGCCGCTGCTCATGCTATCCCAATATCGTGGACGCCATTCGCGACACGGCGGAGGCTGCGGCATGA
- a CDS encoding NTP transferase domain-containing protein, whose amino-acid sequence MQGLAERLAVIVLAAGASRRFGAADKLLEPLGGRPLAAHAFALAGACGAGAAIAVTARDGVADLARAAGLVSVSVPPGGDQSASVRAGLAALPAQVDAVLFMLADMPWLRAEDLAALLDLGAPACARDGAVRMPPALLPRAWCEAAPLSGDSGLRPLLARIAPDRCLDRPSGRLRDVDRPSDLFPAQG is encoded by the coding sequence ATGCAAGGCTTGGCTGAGCGGCTGGCGGTGATCGTTCTGGCTGCCGGCGCCTCGCGCCGGTTCGGGGCGGCCGACAAGCTGCTGGAGCCGCTCGGCGGGCGTCCCCTGGCCGCCCATGCCTTTGCGCTGGCAGGCGCCTGCGGCGCAGGCGCGGCCATCGCGGTGACGGCACGGGACGGTGTGGCCGATCTTGCCCGGGCGGCGGGCCTGGTATCCGTGTCGGTCCCGCCGGGGGGCGATCAGTCGGCCAGCGTGCGGGCCGGGCTGGCGGCCTTGCCGGCACAGGTCGATGCGGTGCTGTTCATGCTGGCCGACATGCCCTGGCTGCGCGCCGAGGATCTGGCGGCGCTGCTGGATCTGGGCGCCCCGGCCTGCGCGCGGGATGGCGCCGTGCGCATGCCCCCCGCGCTGCTGCCGCGGGCATGGTGCGAGGCTGCCCCCCTTTCAGGAGACAGCGGACTGCGCCCGCTGCTGGCGCGCATCGCGCCCGATCGCTGCCTTGACCGGCCCTCCGGGCGGCTGCGCGATGTGGACAGGCCGTCGGACCTGTTCCCGGCGCAGGGCTAG
- a CDS encoding XdhC family protein, translating to MITEVEGPSYRPLGAAMTVDAAGMRRGTLSSGCIEADVALHAGRALADGKVRQLRYGRGSRAADLELPCGGGLQITLFPAPDPRVIAAARSRLAAREPAFFLIGGSGLIAPDDPLAQGATAAPSGAGLLAVTLLPRLRLLILGRGPEPLALFRMARAAGIATRYYSADPQVPPEALALSGKGWPAGARLDARTAVALFFHDHDREPPLLAAALDSPAFYVGALGSARAHAMRVAALAETGVAQDRIARLAQPFGIVPHAREPVAIAAGVLAQVLADARLG from the coding sequence GTGATCACCGAGGTCGAGGGGCCGTCCTACCGGCCTTTGGGCGCGGCCATGACTGTCGATGCGGCAGGGATGCGGCGGGGCACCCTGTCATCGGGCTGCATCGAGGCGGATGTCGCGCTGCACGCCGGGCGCGCCTTGGCCGACGGGAAGGTGCGGCAGCTGCGATACGGGCGCGGGTCGCGGGCCGCCGATCTGGAGCTGCCCTGCGGGGGCGGCTTGCAGATCACGCTGTTTCCGGCACCGGACCCAAGGGTGATCGCCGCCGCGCGATCGCGGCTGGCCGCGCGTGAGCCGGCATTTTTCCTGATCGGCGGGTCCGGGCTGATCGCCCCGGATGATCCGCTTGCCCAAGGCGCAACCGCGGCGCCGTCGGGGGCCGGGCTGCTGGCCGTCACGCTGCTGCCGCGGCTGAGGCTGCTGATCCTGGGGCGGGGGCCAGAGCCGCTGGCGCTGTTCCGCATGGCCCGTGCCGCCGGGATCGCAACCCGATACTACAGCGCCGATCCGCAGGTGCCGCCCGAGGCGCTGGCGCTGTCGGGCAAAGGCTGGCCGGCGGGGGCGCGGCTGGATGCGCGCACCGCCGTCGCGCTGTTCTTTCACGATCACGACCGGGAACCCCCGCTGCTGGCCGCCGCCCTTGACAGCCCGGCCTTTTATGTCGGGGCGCTGGGCAGCGCCCGCGCTCATGCGATGCGGGTGGCGGCGCTTGCCGAAACGGGGGTGGCGCAGGATCGCATCGCGCGGCTGGCGCAGCCTTTCGGCATCGTGCCCCATGCGCGCGAGCCGGTGGCGATCGCGGCGGGCGTTCTGGCCCAGGTGCTGGCCGATGCAAGGCTTGGCTGA
- a CDS encoding putative DNA modification/repair radical SAM protein has translation MKPDLARKLAILSDAAKYDASCASSGTTRRDSRKGGLGSTEGSGICHAYTPDGRCISLLKILMTNFCIFDCAYCVNRVSSNVERARFSVEEVVSLTLEFYRRNYIEGLFLSSGIIRSPDQTMADMVRIARTLRQDHGFKGYIHLKTIPDAAPELIDAAGLYADRLSINIELPQDASIRALAPEKRPETIRTAMARVKGGHEASRERSHSGKRPARFAPAGQSTQMIVGADDANDAAILTTSARLYAGYGLRRVYYSAFSPIPDSSSVLPLVRPPLLREHRLYQADWLMRFYGFEADEIASATPQGMLDLAVDPKLGWALANRAQFPVDVNRAGREMLLRVPGFGTRTVDRILSARRHRTLGWDDLVRIGALMTRARPFVTVPGWSPGGLTDSEGLRARFAPPPEQLSLF, from the coding sequence ATGAAGCCTGATCTTGCCCGCAAGCTTGCCATCCTGTCGGATGCGGCCAAATACGACGCGTCCTGCGCATCCAGCGGAACGACACGGCGCGATTCGCGCAAGGGCGGGCTGGGATCGACCGAGGGATCGGGCATCTGCCACGCCTATACCCCGGACGGGCGCTGCATCAGCCTGCTGAAGATCCTGATGACCAATTTCTGCATCTTCGACTGCGCCTATTGCGTGAACCGGGTCAGCTCGAATGTCGAACGGGCGCGCTTTTCGGTCGAGGAAGTCGTCAGCCTGACGCTGGAGTTCTACAGGCGCAACTATATCGAGGGGCTGTTCCTGTCATCGGGCATCATCCGCAGCCCCGACCAGACCATGGCGGACATGGTGCGCATCGCCCGCACACTGCGGCAGGATCACGGGTTCAAGGGCTACATCCACCTCAAGACCATCCCCGACGCCGCGCCCGAACTGATCGATGCGGCGGGGCTCTATGCGGACCGGCTGTCGATCAACATCGAACTGCCGCAGGATGCCTCGATCCGCGCGCTTGCCCCCGAAAAGCGGCCCGAAACGATCCGCACCGCGATGGCGCGCGTCAAGGGCGGGCACGAGGCCAGCCGGGAACGCAGCCACAGCGGCAAGCGCCCTGCCCGCTTTGCGCCCGCAGGGCAATCGACGCAGATGATCGTGGGCGCCGATGATGCCAATGATGCGGCGATCCTGACGACCTCGGCGCGGCTTTATGCGGGCTATGGGCTGAGGCGGGTGTATTATTCGGCCTTCTCGCCCATCCCCGACAGCTCGTCCGTCCTGCCGTTGGTGCGCCCGCCCTTGCTGCGCGAACACCGGCTGTATCAGGCCGACTGGCTGATGCGGTTCTATGGCTTCGAGGCGGACGAGATCGCCTCGGCCACGCCGCAGGGGATGCTGGATCTGGCGGTCGATCCCAAGCTGGGCTGGGCGCTGGCCAACCGGGCGCAGTTTCCCGTGGACGTGAACCGGGCCGGGCGCGAGATGCTGCTGCGGGTGCCGGGTTTCGGCACGCGCACCGTCGATCGCATCCTCTCGGCGCGGCGGCACCGCACGCTGGGCTGGGACGATCTGGTGCGGATCGGGGCGCTGATGACGCGCGCCCGGCCTTTCGTCACGGTGCCCGGCTGGTCCCCCGGCGGGCTGACCGACAGCGAGGGCCTGCGCGCCCGCTTTGCCCCGCCCCCCGAACAGCTCAGCCTGTTCTGA